The Thermoanaerobaculia bacterium region CGGAGGCTTCCGGCGCCTGTGCCAAGCCAGGAGCTCCTGCAATTGCAAGCGCGAGGCCGGCGAACAGGCAGAGAACTTGCGACCAGCGAAGGCAGACGGACAAGTAGGAACCTCGACTTCCTTGGCTTCTTCGGACTCTACTGTCGGGAGAGCAAGGCCTGTGCCGGAAACCGGCTCAGGCCTGGGTGCCGCCGCGCAGAGAGAGCGCGGCGTCGGCGCGGATGAGGAGCGATTTGACCGGCAGGTCGTAGTCGCAGGCGGCCTCGCAGAAGCCGGCGCAGTGGGTGCAGTGGGCGGCGCGTTCGGCGGCGACGAGCCTGGCGTAGGACTCGACGGCGCGGCCCTCCTGGCCGTAGTCGTGGAAATACATCGAGAAGCGCAGGATGTCGGCGATCCGCACGTCGTCCGGGCAGGCCGGCTCGCAGGCGTTGCAGAAGCGGCAGACCTCGGTCGAGAAGCGCGCCTGGTACTCGTCGAGGAGCGCGAGATCGGCCGCGGCCAGGGGCGCTCCGGAGGCCGCCACGTACTCATCGACCTGCTTGCGGCTCGAGATCGAGATGATCAGGTTCGAGAGGCTGGGATTCGACAGCACCCATTTGAGCGCCGCCTGCTTGAAGCTCGTCTGGCGGTCGCGGAAGCGGTCGAGGTCGGCGCCCTTCGCTCCGGCGAGCGTCTTCATGGCGATGAAGCCGACGCCGGCGGCCGCCGCGCGGTCGATCAGCTGCTGCTGCTCGGGATAGTCGAGAAAGCTGTAGCGGCAGAGGAGGACGTCGAACTGCCCCGAGTCGATGGCGTAGCCCATCACCTGCGGCAGATCGCCGTCGTGCCCGGAGGCGCCGAGGAAACGGGCCTTCCCGGCCTGCTTCGCGACCGCGAACGCCTCGAGCATCTCCGGATCCTTCAGGCGGTCGATCCCCTGGTCGTCCGAGTGCCGGCCGACCTCGTGGTTGAGCACGATGTCGACGTAGTCCGTGCCGAGCCGCCGGAGACTCTCGTCGAGCATGTCGAGGAAGACCTGCTTCTTCGCTGGCTTGCCGATGTGATGCGGACACCACTTCGTCGTCAGGACGAACTTGTCGCGGCGGCCTTCGAGCGCCGCCGCGATCGCGCGCTCGGAAGCTCCGCCGCGGTAGCAGTGCGAAGTGTCGACGTAGTTGATGCCGCGCTCGAGCGCGTAGACGAGGACCTCCGGATCGTCGATGGGAAAGCCGCCGAAGCCGATCTCGGAAACCTGGAGGCCGGTGCGGCCGAGGGTGCGATAGCGCATGGACCCCGGCGCTGTCGGCGGTGTCGGCGAAGCGGGCAATGCCGGCGACGGCGGCGAGGATGCGGGAACGGGGGCCGCCTCCGGCGAGGCCGGTGCCGCCGCCTTCCCCTCCGGGCTACAGGCGATGCCCCCGACCATGCCGGCGCCCCCGGCGACTGCCGCGGCGGCGAGCCACTCCCGGCGCGACAGGCGGCGCGCCGGCGGGACTGGCGGGACCGGTGGCTTGCCCTCCTCGCTCATGCGTTTCCCTCCGCCGGGAGGTCGCGCCTGCCGGGCCCGAGGAGAACATAGAGCAGACAGAGGAAGAAGAGAAGCACGTAGACCTTGTTCGTGAACCAGAGGAGCTTCCAGAACGTCCACTCCGGGGCCCGCAGGTAGAAGAAGAACTTCGTCAGCACGACCGCCGATTCAGCGAGCGAAAGGGTCACGCCGTAAATCCAGGCGAAGTGCTGCCGCTGCCAGAGGAGGAGGGCCAACACCACGTGCGTGAGCGGCCAGAGATCCCACATCACCCCCGCTCCGGCGAGCGCCGCCGAGCCGACGCCGCCGGGGCCTCCCGGGGTTTCACCGGCGAGCGCGAGGGAGAGGCCGAAAAGGAGCGGCACGAGGTACTTCACGACCAGCGTCCAGCTGATCATCACCACCAGCGCGAAGACGGTGGCGACGATCCAGCGCGGCCGCGGCCCGGGGTTCATGCGGCTGGGACGGCCGTTGGAAGTCCGGGCGCCTGCGCTGCGCGCGCCGGGAGGAAGCGGACCAGCAGCAGCGCCGCGACCAGCGGCGAGGCGGCCCGCAGCAGGTAGAAGGCGTCGCCGCTGGTGACGTAGTTGGCGCTCGGGAAGACCGGCGCCAGCCAGTCGGCGATCAGATAGAAGTCGACGAAGAGGAGCGTGCCGCGAAAGATCCCGGCGGCGACGAGACCCGAGGCGCGGTAGAGCACCGTGCTGCCGACCTCGCGCGCCAGCGCGGTGACCAGGGCCGCGGCGACGAAGGCGGGCTCGCTGATCGAAAGACCGGGAGCGATCGCCGGCAGGGCGAGCGCCGTTCCGCACAGCAGCGAGAGCGTCCAGGCGGCGGGAGCGCCCCAACCCGCGAGAGCCTCCTCGAAGAGCCGCCCGCGGAGTGTCCGTTCGTAGAAGCGCACCGCCAGCAGGACGAGGAGCGGCAGCGCCCAGAGAGCCGTCGCCGCGCGGGTGGCGGCGAGCTGCTGATCGCCGTAGGTGAGGGTCAGCCAGCCGAGCTGGTAGGCGATGCCGATCGGCGCGAGATCGACGGCGATCGCCACGCCGATCCAGAGCAGGAGCTTCGTCCAGCGCAGGCCGGGTGCCGGAGGCGCAGCCCCGCCGGCTGGGGCAGGTGTCCCGCCGGAGGTCAGGGAGGGCGAGGGCAACGCCGACGGAATCGGCAGGCTGGGCTTCGGCGGCGGCAGGGCGGGCAGCGGAATGCCCGGCAGCCGCAGGCGCTGCGGCAGCGCCCCCGCGGCCGCTCGGCGCGCCTTCCGCTCCCGCGTCAGCAGGCCGCAGAGGAAGACCAGGCCCGGCAGCGCCCAAACCAGAAAGAGCCGCAGCGCATCGGGCTGGCCGTCGCCATAGCGCCCGGCGAACCAGGTCGCGCCGGCCGCCAGATCCAGGAGAAGCATGGCGAGCAAAGCGGTGCGGACTCTCAAGGTACGGGATTCTACGGCTTTCGATAGGCTCCAGCCTTCCCTTCGAGAGGAGAATTCCGATGCGCCCGACCCCCCGACTCTCCACGACCCTGGCCGCCACCGTCCTGGCGCTTGCCGCTGCGCTCGCCAGCGCCCAGACCTCGCCCGCGCCGCAGGCCGCACCGGCTTCACCCTCTTCACCCCCTTCCGCTACTTCAGCAGCCGCCCAGAACGCCGCCCACGCCGCGAAAATGGCCAAGGAGCACCAGCACGACACGGCGGCGGCCAGCCCGGCCACGGTGCCCCCGCCGGCACAGGCGGTCGCCGCCGAAGAGATCGCCTACGCGACCCTCGACGGCGTTACCGTCAAGGGCTACTTCGTGCGGCCCTCGCAGGTCGCACCGGGAGGGAAAGCGCTGCCGGCGCTCATCGTCATCCAGGAGTGGTGGGGACTGAACGACAACATCCGCGCCATGGCCCGGCGCTTCGCCGGCGAGGGCTACGCCGTGCTCGCGGTCGACCTCTACGAGGGCAAGGTGGCGACCACCTCCGAGGCTGCGATGGCGACGATGCAGGGAGCCATGGAGAAGCCGGCGCGCCTGCTCGACAACCTCCGGCAGGCGCACACCTTCCTCGCGACCCAGGCGGGCGCCACCCGGATCGGCGTCGTCGGCTGGTGCTTCGGCGGCGGCTGGGCACTCGAGACCGCGCTCGCCATTCCGGACGGCATCGACGCCGCGGTCATGTACTACGGCCGCACCCAGAGCGATCCGAAGGCGCTTGCCCCGCTCCAAGCACCGCTCCTCGGTCTCTTCGGGGGCAAGGATGAGGGCATTCCGGTGGACGGAGTGCGCCAGATGGAGCACGAGCTCGTGAAGCTCGGCAAGAACGCCACCATCGTCATCTACCCCGAAGCCGACCACGCCTTCGCCAATCCGACCGGCAACCGCTACCTCGCCGGGCCGGCGACCGACGCCTGGGAGAAGACGATGGCCTTCTTCGCCCAGCATCTCAAGAACTGACCCGTGGCGAGCCGAGCGTAACCAACGTGAGTCGCACGCCGCCCGCCAGGCTCGTCTATTCGACCGCCGCGGGCTCGGTCTGCCCGCGCTGCGGCTGGCCGAGGAACGACTGCCGCTGCGCAGCGAATCTCGACCAGCCAGTGCCGGAGAGAATCGTCGCCCGCCTCCGCCTCGAGAAGTCGGGGCGGGGCGGCAAGAGCGTCACCGTGATCGACGGGCTGCCGCAGAACCGCGACTTCCTGCGCGGGCTCGCCACCGAGCTCAAGAAGGCCTGTGGCGCCGGCGGCACGGCCGCAGACGGCGCCGTCGAGATCCAGGGCGACCGGCGCGAGGTGCTGCGCTCGCTGCTCGCGGCGAAGGGCTATACGGTCAAGGGTTAGAAACGGCTAGAAGTAGCCGAGCGCCCGCAGGCTGCGCTCGAGCTCGGCGTCGATCTCCACGTCGATCTCCGACTCCGATGCCGGCGCGCTGCCGCCGTGGCGCGCCAGCGCGGCCGCGAGCCTGCCTTCGAGCCACAGGGCGCGCAGCGGGCGCGGCAGCCCGGGATCGAGCAGGTTCGTGCGTTCGTCCGGATCGCTCGTCAACCGGAAGAGCTCCCGGTCGGGAAGTGTGCGCTGCGCGGCGGACGCGGCTTCCGACTTCGCCGCCCAGCCGGCGGTCGCGCGGTCGCCGCCGAAGACGATCGACTTCC contains the following coding sequences:
- a CDS encoding aldo/keto reductase, encoding MSEEGKPPVPPVPPARRLSRREWLAAAAVAGGAGMVGGIACSPEGKAAAPASPEAAPVPASSPPSPALPASPTPPTAPGSMRYRTLGRTGLQVSEIGFGGFPIDDPEVLVYALERGINYVDTSHCYRGGASERAIAAALEGRRDKFVLTTKWCPHHIGKPAKKQVFLDMLDESLRRLGTDYVDIVLNHEVGRHSDDQGIDRLKDPEMLEAFAVAKQAGKARFLGASGHDGDLPQVMGYAIDSGQFDVLLCRYSFLDYPEQQQLIDRAAAAGVGFIAMKTLAGAKGADLDRFRDRQTSFKQAALKWVLSNPSLSNLIISISSRKQVDEYVAASGAPLAAADLALLDEYQARFSTEVCRFCNACEPACPDDVRIADILRFSMYFHDYGQEGRAVESYARLVAAERAAHCTHCAGFCEAACDYDLPVKSLLIRADAALSLRGGTQA
- a CDS encoding dienelactone hydrolase family protein; protein product: MRPTPRLSTTLAATVLALAAALASAQTSPAPQAAPASPSSPPSATSAAAQNAAHAAKMAKEHQHDTAAASPATVPPPAQAVAAEEIAYATLDGVTVKGYFVRPSQVAPGGKALPALIVIQEWWGLNDNIRAMARRFAGEGYAVLAVDLYEGKVATTSEAAMATMQGAMEKPARLLDNLRQAHTFLATQAGATRIGVVGWCFGGGWALETALAIPDGIDAAVMYYGRTQSDPKALAPLQAPLLGLFGGKDEGIPVDGVRQMEHELVKLGKNATIVIYPEADHAFANPTGNRYLAGPATDAWEKTMAFFAQHLKN